One Fundulus heteroclitus isolate FHET01 chromosome 11, MU-UCD_Fhet_4.1, whole genome shotgun sequence DNA segment encodes these proteins:
- the rabgef1 gene encoding rab5 GDP/GTP exchange factor isoform X2, giving the protein MSQRTERRGIHVDQSDLLCKKGCGYYGNAAWQGLCSKCWREEYQRVRQKQIQDDWALAEKLQREEEEAYASSHSVRDPQSAAGHAALAPFSKFEEKKTNEKTRKVTTVKKFFSPSSRTSSKKESPEGKTPSPSISRHASFDTDQVSKDFVEFLKNLHKPGREIHKQCRAFLMNMSSKKDLGADELSECVQDFYQSLADRLTGHFKGSSESVEQVMDQVEKYIMTRLYKSVFCPETTDDEKKDLAIQHRIRALHWVTIQMLCVSMDEEIPEVSENVLKAITDVIEMDSKRVPRDKLACITRCSKHIFSAIRITKNEPASADDFLPALIYIVLKANPPRLQSNIQYITRFCNPSRLMTGEDGYYFTNLCCAVAFIEKLDAQSLNLSPEEFERYMSGQASPRFSSSEGDWPDGAQGVGVAVTNPALAQLNHNLELLSGLCSRQEAVMEAAQSLQADLLSWSESVQREVRDILEKYPLEIKSSKVSAIDTNNVDNENLPSPIKPQVFAG; this is encoded by the exons ATGAGTCAGCGGACGGAGCGGCGGGGCATACATGTGGACCAATCAGACCTGCTGTGCAAAAAGGGATGCGGTTACTATGGGAACGCAGCGTGGCAGGGCCTGTGCTCCAAGTGCTGGAGGGAGGAGTACCAGCGGGTGCGGCAGAAGCAGATCCAGGACGACTGGGCCTTGGCAGAAAA GTtgcagagagaagaggaggaggcgtACGCCAGCAGTCATTCGGTGCGGGACCCCCAGTCGGCTGCGGGACACGCCGCCCTCGCCCCCTTCTCCAAGTTCGAGGAGAAGAAAACCAACGAGAAGACTCGCAAAGTGACGACCGTTAAGAAGTTCTTCAGCCCCTCGTCGCGAACCTCTTCCAAGAAAG AATCCCCGGAGGGAAAGACGCCAAGTCCGTCGATCAGCCGCCACGCGAGCTTCGATACGGACCAAGTGTCCAAGGACTTTGTGGAGTTCCTGAAGAACCTTCACAAACCCGGCCGAGAGATCCACAAGCAGTGCCGGGCCTTCCTCATGAACATGTCGAGCAAGAAG GACCTGGGTGCCGATGAGCTGTCGGAGTGTGTTCAGGATTTCTACCAGAGCTTGGCGGACCGCCTGACGGGTCACTTTAAAG GCTCCTCGGAGTCGGTGGAGCAGGTGATGGACCAGGTGGAGAAGTACATCATGACCCGTCTGTATAAGAGCGTCTTCTGTCCAGAAACAACTGATGATGAGAAGAAGGACCTGGCCATACAGCACAGAATAAG GGCTTTGCACTGGGTGACCATCCAGATGCTGTGTGTGTCCATGGACGAAGAAATCCCCGAAGTCTCAGAGAATGTGCTCAAAGCCATAACAG ATGTCATTGAGATGGACTCTAAGAGGGTACCCCGGGACAAACTGGCCTGCATCACCCGCTGCAGTAAACACATCTTCAGCGCCATCAGGATCACTAAGAATGAGCCCGCCTCCGCCGACGACTTTCTCCCTGCGCTCATTTACATCGTGCTCAAGGCGAACCCTCCCCGGCTTCAGTCCAACATCCAATACATCACACGATTCTGCAACCCCAGCAGGCTGATGACCGGAGAGGACGGATACTACTTCACCAACCTG tgCTGTGCAGTGGCCTTCATCGAGAAGCTAGACGCTCAGTCCCTCAACCTTTCCCCGGAGGAGTTTGAGCGCTACATGTCGGGTCAGGCTTCGCCCCGGTTCAGCAGCTCCGAGGGCGACTGGCCCGACGGCGCTCAGGGAGTCGGCGTGGCCGTCACCAACCCCGCCCTGGCCCAGCTCAACCACAACCTGGAGCTGCTGTCGGGTCTGTGCAGCCGCCAGGAGGCCGTGATGGAGGCTGCTCAGAGCCTCCAGGCCGACCTGCTCTCCTGGTCTGAGAGTGTCCAGCGGGAGGTGCGCGACATCCTGGAGAAATATCCTCTGGAGATCAAGTCCTCCAAGGTGTCCGCCATCGATACCAACAACGTCGACAACGAAAACCTGCCGTCACCCATCAAACCCCAGGTGTTTGCCGGTTAG
- the rabgef1 gene encoding rab5 GDP/GTP exchange factor isoform X1: protein MRLLWERSVAGPVLQVLEGGVPAGAAEADPGRLGLGRKVRPAAAAAFGASLKPPRGEKKPLSMPSVSISEPLNFAHTLKQNAGRFPSHPLTPLNPFLFCRLQREEEEAYASSHSVRDPQSAAGHAALAPFSKFEEKKTNEKTRKVTTVKKFFSPSSRTSSKKESPEGKTPSPSISRHASFDTDQVSKDFVEFLKNLHKPGREIHKQCRAFLMNMSSKKDLGADELSECVQDFYQSLADRLTGHFKGSSESVEQVMDQVEKYIMTRLYKSVFCPETTDDEKKDLAIQHRIRALHWVTIQMLCVSMDEEIPEVSENVLKAITDVIEMDSKRVPRDKLACITRCSKHIFSAIRITKNEPASADDFLPALIYIVLKANPPRLQSNIQYITRFCNPSRLMTGEDGYYFTNLCCAVAFIEKLDAQSLNLSPEEFERYMSGQASPRFSSSEGDWPDGAQGVGVAVTNPALAQLNHNLELLSGLCSRQEAVMEAAQSLQADLLSWSESVQREVRDILEKYPLEIKSSKVSAIDTNNVDNENLPSPIKPQVFAG, encoded by the exons ATGCGGTTACTATGGGAACGCAGCGTGGCAGGGCCTGTGCTCCAAGTGCTGGAGGGAGGAGTACCAGCGGGTGCGGCAGAAGCAGATCCAGGACGACTGGGCCTTGGCAGAAAAGTAAggccagctgctgctgctgcgtttGGCGCCTCACTGAAACCTcccagaggggaaaaaaaacctctaagCATGCCGAGCGTCTCTATATCTGAACCGCTTAACTTTGCTCACACACTAAAACAGAACGCTGGTCGGTTCCCCTCTCATCCCCTGACGCCCCTTAACCCGTTCTTGTTCTGCAGGTtgcagagagaagaggaggaggcgtACGCCAGCAGTCATTCGGTGCGGGACCCCCAGTCGGCTGCGGGACACGCCGCCCTCGCCCCCTTCTCCAAGTTCGAGGAGAAGAAAACCAACGAGAAGACTCGCAAAGTGACGACCGTTAAGAAGTTCTTCAGCCCCTCGTCGCGAACCTCTTCCAAGAAAG AATCCCCGGAGGGAAAGACGCCAAGTCCGTCGATCAGCCGCCACGCGAGCTTCGATACGGACCAAGTGTCCAAGGACTTTGTGGAGTTCCTGAAGAACCTTCACAAACCCGGCCGAGAGATCCACAAGCAGTGCCGGGCCTTCCTCATGAACATGTCGAGCAAGAAG GACCTGGGTGCCGATGAGCTGTCGGAGTGTGTTCAGGATTTCTACCAGAGCTTGGCGGACCGCCTGACGGGTCACTTTAAAG GCTCCTCGGAGTCGGTGGAGCAGGTGATGGACCAGGTGGAGAAGTACATCATGACCCGTCTGTATAAGAGCGTCTTCTGTCCAGAAACAACTGATGATGAGAAGAAGGACCTGGCCATACAGCACAGAATAAG GGCTTTGCACTGGGTGACCATCCAGATGCTGTGTGTGTCCATGGACGAAGAAATCCCCGAAGTCTCAGAGAATGTGCTCAAAGCCATAACAG ATGTCATTGAGATGGACTCTAAGAGGGTACCCCGGGACAAACTGGCCTGCATCACCCGCTGCAGTAAACACATCTTCAGCGCCATCAGGATCACTAAGAATGAGCCCGCCTCCGCCGACGACTTTCTCCCTGCGCTCATTTACATCGTGCTCAAGGCGAACCCTCCCCGGCTTCAGTCCAACATCCAATACATCACACGATTCTGCAACCCCAGCAGGCTGATGACCGGAGAGGACGGATACTACTTCACCAACCTG tgCTGTGCAGTGGCCTTCATCGAGAAGCTAGACGCTCAGTCCCTCAACCTTTCCCCGGAGGAGTTTGAGCGCTACATGTCGGGTCAGGCTTCGCCCCGGTTCAGCAGCTCCGAGGGCGACTGGCCCGACGGCGCTCAGGGAGTCGGCGTGGCCGTCACCAACCCCGCCCTGGCCCAGCTCAACCACAACCTGGAGCTGCTGTCGGGTCTGTGCAGCCGCCAGGAGGCCGTGATGGAGGCTGCTCAGAGCCTCCAGGCCGACCTGCTCTCCTGGTCTGAGAGTGTCCAGCGGGAGGTGCGCGACATCCTGGAGAAATATCCTCTGGAGATCAAGTCCTCCAAGGTGTCCGCCATCGATACCAACAACGTCGACAACGAAAACCTGCCGTCACCCATCAAACCCCAGGTGTTTGCCGGTTAG